From the genome of Mucilaginibacter paludis DSM 18603:
ATAAACTGCCACAATAGCGTCATGCAACTCTTGTGGGTCGCAATCCTTTACCAAATAGCCATGTGCACCATTCTTTACCAGTTCAATAATAAAATTTTCATCATCATGAACCGATAATATCAATACCTTGATTGATGGATATAGCTCACCCAATGCCAGGGTTAAATGAGATCCTCGGTATTCCTTATTATTAATGGAAGGCAGCATGAGGTCTACCAACATTACGTCAGGCAAAACAGCAGTGGTGCTTAATTTTTGTATCACAGAATGGCCGTCTGCACTCTCAAAAATAACAGAAAAATCCCCCCAGTTATGTAGTATTGCTTTAATACCTTCCCTAAACAAAAGCTGATCTTCTACTATACCAATTTTAATTGTATCTGGAGTTTGCATAAGTAATTATCTATTACCGGATAGGCAATTTAAAAAATGCCTTAAAACCAGTATTGTCTATATTATTTCCATACTCAAATGTTCCTTTTAGAGCCATAACCCTGGCCTCGATATTTTTAAAACCCATGCCTATTTGATGGCCATTAGCAAAATCTATCCCACGCCCATCATCATTAAAATTAAACAGTAAAAAATCACTATCATAATTAATTTCAATAGTTATTTTATTGGCCCCTGCATGTTTAATGGTGTTACCAATCAGTTCCATAATAATCCTGTATAACCCTAAGGATATAGGCCAGTGCAAATCCGGAAGTTCATTTTTCACCCATAAGTAAATGTTGATTTTTCCGGATGCATTCACTTTTTCGATAAAGTATTCTAATGTTTTAACGAGCCCGAAAGTTTCGAGCTGGGGTGGAATGAGCTGATGACTGATGCTTCGGACACTGGATATTCCGCTTTCTGATAGGTTCACCAGGTTTTCAACTATCGAGAGAAGATCGGGTCCAACGGTGTCCCTTTCTTTGAACTTTTGCTGGATAAGAACCAGGTTCATGCGCATAATCGAAATAACGGCCCCTAATTCATCATGAAGATCGGTTGCAATACGCTTTCTTTCTTCTTCCTGTACAAAAATACTGTTCCTGAGCAGTTCTTCGTGCTGAGCAGACTTTAACGCTGCTTTATCTAACTCTTGCCGGTACAAATTTTTTTGAAAATGTGTGTATAGCAATACCACACCCACTGCAATTATAAAAAGCACAACGGTAAAAGGTATAATTACATCAATCAATGATATTTGCGACCCCGTTTCCATAAACCAACTAAAATACAACAGTACA
Proteins encoded in this window:
- a CDS encoding response regulator transcription factor; amino-acid sequence: MQTPDTIKIGIVEDQLLFREGIKAILHNWGDFSVIFESADGHSVIQKLSTTAVLPDVMLVDLMLPSINNKEYRGSHLTLALGELYPSIKVLILSVHDDENFIIELVKNGAHGYLVKDCDPQELHDAIVAVYTKGSYINSRTLTAIQNNMGRKVKSKKLLVNISAREEEILRLTCQQYTAEEIANKLFISVKTVNGHRNNLLIKTGSRNVTGLVIYAIKNNIVSLI
- a CDS encoding sensor histidine kinase, which encodes METGSQISLIDVIIPFTVVLFIIAVGVVLLYTHFQKNLYRQELDKAALKSAQHEELLRNSIFVQEEERKRIATDLHDELGAVISIMRMNLVLIQQKFKERDTVGPDLLSIVENLVNLSESGISSVRSISHQLIPPQLETFGLVKTLEYFIEKVNASGKINIYLWVKNELPDLHWPISLGLYRIIMELIGNTIKHAGANKITIEINYDSDFLLFNFNDDGRGIDFANGHQIGMGFKNIEARVMALKGTFEYGNNIDNTGFKAFFKLPIR